DNA from Nilaparvata lugens isolate BPH unplaced genomic scaffold, ASM1435652v1 scaffold2840, whole genome shotgun sequence:
aagtttttaatccatcgggagtaatgagccagtaatcccatgagtcgtttcatttctttagcatttcttgggggtggaaagttcatgagtggtgcaaggcgttctgggtcaggtttaatttctccatgttttatctcatacccaaggaacttcaatgatttttttgaaaatttacatttttcttcatttatagtcaagccatacaattcaattacttgttgaaatttcttaagatttctgtcatgttcttcttgatctgaaccgcaaatgacaacatcatccaaataggcaaagcagtcgttcaaattctctctttctataagtccgtttattgtacgttggaaggcagctactccattggttactccgaatggtattcgtttgaactgataaagttttcggcctacttcaaaggcagtgtaatgtcgttcattctcaagaatcggtatttgatggtaagctgacttgaaatctacagtactaaaaatgttgtacttggcaattgtgtttacaagatcttcgatcaatgggagagggtatgcgtctaaatttgtgaatttattaatagtctgtgaatagtctatgaccattcgtttcttctgtccattggttacaatgaaaggctgggcacgccaactggactggctttcctcaattattccttctgtaaggaggcgattgacctcattcttcatgaattcatagtcatcttgtgggtgtcttctggatcgggtagttattgggtggcaatcgggagtcaagtcattgaaaagggaacatggttttatcatggcctccaccaagaggcaatctttcaagggtggtgtggttgtagaattattatctattacaagaggctgtttattaccattgaatgctaaacttattgtagagtgattcatcaaaaaatcgtgaccaagtatcacattgcaacagcattcttttaataccaagagtttaatattgttgtattcatttcctttgtacacaatattgctataaacacatgcttttgtagcggcgttatgttgaacagatgcaaatcttataaaacaagaatctgatgcagttttaaatttatttgtttttgcaaatttttcatcaataaaactggcaacacttccggtatcaataagagctggtgtatttattccattcaccgaaacaataattgtagctttagaaagattactggctataccagctgcagtaatagttgacgtagttagtttttctttgagcgttttacttttacacacatgggaaaagtgtccaattcgggaacatttatgacaagtctttcctattgcaggacattcttgagaatttgagtgttttttatatccgcaacgttggcattgaacggatttctctacaattgcctgtcgattttgggttacagcattaacatctgagaaagattcactcaagcttatgtttttattttcttcaacagagtttgtataacaagtacttttaaaggagtcggcatatgtttttgcggattcaagaacacgtgcttgggaaacggtttcttgtagactcaaatctccttgttgaaaaagtttctctttaatttcaatagaacataaccctgaaacaagagcatctctaatatgctcgtttttgttttcttcggctgacactctagtgaagttacatgataagcttaatctttttagttcagaatagtagtgatcaatggactcacctatttgttgttttgcattagcaaggcagtatcgtgcataaatttcgttctttgttgattaaaaattatCCTTCTTGTTTTGTTAAATATTGGtttaatatttacaatattcataACAAATAGTGTTAAAATAGAACACAATTgattcagtttattttagttttgttgaaggattttttagtttattttattgtagttagttttttgttttgttgaatgatattccGGTTTGTTTGAATGTGTTCTGGTTTATTGTACTGTAGTccaagataaaattattatgttaaGCGACTCATCCCTCAGCACAAGCATTATGCTTAAAGAGGGATGAACCATTAATGTTTCTTTAGGAGCACTTacctttcattattattatcattcatttttattttatttttttaatattgtatcatttgtatttattttatctacacATAGGgttctgtttatttattattttattattgaatgtttgATGATTATGAAATGCTTTTGTGTTTTTGAAtgtatttgtaatgtaattcattttaattggttgaataaagcatttatttattttatttgatctgTAGAGTGCGGCAGTGAAACTTTCTTTatttaaaagtaaataaaactctttgtatggatcagaaagtttgtatttattttttctacacacatatataaagttttgtttcaatcaGTTTTGAATACCAAATCAAGTAGGTGACATCCCCCATTCTCCATACACTGATGAAACCGATTTCTGGCGTTTGTCATGACTCCTGCCAGCATTGCAGGCGTTATGTTAGCAATTTCTTCCCTGATATTGGTCTTCAAATCTTGTAGGACACCTAGGATACccccaaaatttcaaacactcataacttttgacacaatgctcgaATTTCATCATACTACAGTTCATTCTCCTCATTGCCTTTTCCGCATCTCCTCTTTCACCTCAATACTCATTGGAGatctgaatgatctcatttttaattcagaattttataatctaaaaaatctggtgtggtacactcacacaactttccttgctcattgaactgtaagcctcattcttaaacgagaataatttaagGGAACGTATCCAgtacagtaaaaatataattcctttcatatctaattggactattcatactcgctcgtcCGTGCTGAGTGGGAACAGTCCAATCATAACTCATggcaattatatttccactgatTCTGATACTGAGATGTGTGAATCCAGCTTTATGCTCAATAGGGCAGAAAAGGATTACCATTGATCTTATGAGAGTGGACATAAAATGTTTGTCTGACAATAGTACTTCAcgtcacaagtccggtaacggtaGTTTACTGCATAagtatgaattattatattattatacgaatgcggtaaatacgttaccgtacaagttacgtacaatattttttgtcatgctTTTctcagaaagaataatattgctgagaaacagtaaccattacctgctgctgctcgagctactgcattctataaacatgacctagcccatAGCTCCTATGTCATAACAGACTTATctagctcaaataaaataataaaggccaaTGTTAAAAAatgtcagatgagttcttataacttgaaactcatTAGTtgagttctaataatatttgagttattCTATTAGTTACTTAGATATTATTAACTCACTCTCTTCTTCTTACTAAAGTTCTCAACAAAAAgaagtttaaattattgttaccaATATAATAACAACTAAAGACTATAACGCTAAGACTATATAGctatttgaatcaatttgaatgttcctatttcggaacttggaaacatactcgactgtaaagaaaaccatatgatctctttacagtatagtatgctgtaatgaaaatcacatcttttcttgttctgcaaacagctgtttaccggcttgatttgatgcatggaaaacagctgcaattgagttaagctgtgttttcgtaacgggcagaagcagaatcgattgcagcgcacccaggcgggcagaaacagtaacactcaaagaactagttctttgacatgaattttgctttatgtgttatgggtaatgaactttttgggttgtccaaaaggtaattctaaaatgattattggatatttaattcaataaagtgaataaattgctttttataactcagataacttttccacaattattagTTACTTCAATTATGCTAAATTTTATGCTTTATAGGCATGTCAATCAAAGAGTTTACTTTTCAtttcctatgcttgaaatttgtaagggtgaattatttgaagtaacagattgtatttcattattaataagatattattttattaactagaagcattccattattaataatatatattattttattaactagaatcatttgccttcagagtcaatgcatgttctttgaatcacatcgtgtataggtaggcctacctactatgagtaccgtattcaacttcaaaggcctattgaagctctaaaaaaaaatcaaattaataaatgagtgttttacttttggcatttttggaatctacgggttatattacaccaagagaaataaatattgtaaacgttttttaggcaattttattttagcagtcccctttttgatcattggataggtacggtcccggctgatatacTTAAATAAGAATCGTGAGGCCCATTGCCTGCCTAAATCAATATGCCTTTTCAGGCAAGGTTGAATTAGGGACTCCTCACCAGTAAAAGCTATacgaatattaaaaattattattattatagattactgTAACACATATGACATGTACAAAGTGTATTCAAACAGGCGAACTAATTCTAATAATCATTGTTGATATAACTATATATTGCTAGAATAAACAGGTTCTGTTATGGTACCTTCTTTAAAAAACAcatagcctattttaaaatggataaatatctattaattataaaaggtaactagtacccttgtgatattccaaaatgaaacatgatAGTTTCGACTTGTTCAATAAGGACTCTCTTGACAATGACATAATTAGAAACTGCATGCtcatgcttattttgaatattttagggtaggcctactagttattttctataattaaacaTTAAAGTTGCCCTATCAAAATTAATACTCTATTAGGGTATTAATTAGAACTAGAGTAGCCATTCAAACTCCTTATTTACTATAATGTTCtaaaagcttattaattttaatcaaaGCCTTGGAAATATAGCCTAGAAGGTAGAATTGGAAGTCATTATATTTGATGTGGcttggaacataatattttcaacttttgctgagttatttttcatattcaaagaattattaccccttcaatgcagtacataagtactattacttaattcttaatgcaatacataattgtgataccctattttatatccaattcGAGTCTATTATTTAACTAGCATTTGCTAGTCAGCAATGttaaataatgttattatttccaaaaaaagtaGAAGCCTTACAGAACCAATAAAGTTGTTAATAAGAGTTCGATGCTGTTGggttgaatataattttaaaaatccctcaagtataaaccatcaaaactcattttattagcttcatgtcacttgctgttttattcaaaactacctgaattgaagcagttTGCAGGAGcgatcagaagaagaagatattattatgaataacatgaaataaaaacatcaagatgtactgaaaaaatgaatatatttcttagattagtccatctctttcttctgtaggctactacatcatacatgaatcatatccatggaatattattcatagttgattttctttggcatcctctacttctggctggtacacctctaggcctgaaatcaaaaagttattgataattatttattattcattataaaaaaaactttgcaaagtgaattctgaaattgattgtttgtaatctgtataagtttttaattatatttcttgggaAGAAATCCCCCAATAAtgacaaagtaatattatatgagaaattccaATAAGCCAacaatcagttgaattattattggcatcaatctgtaagttgtgtaattctgaatgattgattgaataaataaataaatctccatgcaggaattgggattaatcagtgtgccccaaggtcaaaagaacttgttggtgaacaacatatttttggataccatgaacaattcatttatttctgtggtcagtaggcctacttctcaACCGTTTGGTTTACTAAACTCTTCCAAAATGTACTGCATGAAGTAATTATTAGTTCTACATTCagagaaacaagtttaatgaaacaaatgggaataaccaataaattaattgcttaatctgaaatgatgattatctacaacattataagtagaactaagtgatttgaaaataaataccaaACTGTAAATACATAAATCTCTCAAAATAATGCAGGTATTTCatgaattcaatcataaattttaaaaggtggAATCACTGTCATTAAAgctattattcagtgttttctacCAGCACTTGCTGAGTGAGTTTTTGAAGTCATCTGATAATAAAACATCGAAGTGgataaactttttaaaaaaatgtgaaactgtataaaatgacatcgcctatataaagtttaaaaaatgagtggaattttatcttacctaacttattcttattctaactATGGGTTTCAATGACTTTTTCCATCCTGGTCAACAAAAAAGATGTCATATGAATTTCCTTTCgagcacattctcttcaatattttgtttgtaaatggtacctgaaaaaagaaacatatttaatCTTTCAACATATATCCATTTTGGAGATAAAGTGaagttaatcatcaatgataatacatagtttggactttgaataaattagaagtgaactgggcctcaataaactatttacatAGTGTATAGTATACTATAGCCTACTTACATTAGGCTATATACTATAGCCTACTTACAAgtatatagcctacttacatttgtagcacataacagaaaacactttaaagttttataatataaattaaaacaggagacacatgacatggatagattaaaaacactaaaaaacttacattacacACTCTCTGCTCAGTCGAGAAAAGGGACACagttcctcgaaaatttccgattctaatgtaagtttttcagtgtttttaatccatctatgttgtgtgtctcctgtttcaatttatactaTTTACATTGATATACCTGAGATCACGCAATATATTGAtcaatagagcatgaataagtgtttcaaatacattactattttagttttaaatgagtttggtagcaatggtcaaccagaaaaatagtacctatttcatcttttttcaatggcagtctttcaatattcaattacactgaCTCTGATCAAGTTATTCCTATAACAATCTATGTAATTTTGTTTCCAAGTGAATTTAAATTAACTaaaacaagattaatttatggataggtaccaaagacaaagtaaatgttctcatagtcaggttagttttgttattgtattgataaactatGGGTTGAAATATTTTGAGGTGCAACAATGATAAAGGAATTTTAGGActtagaatgtaatgaaatacttcaaagtcaaatgatgatgttattttcaataaatcggtttgtgaaaactactagctgcattataaaaatgtattttgtgattaggcAAACTCAAtgaaagtgtaaaagattgttagcatgaaatgctatcttatcttatcatgtaaaattcaaaatgttatcttggtttaataatgttttgaatctgatcattttatgttaatttaatcAAGCAAGCTTGAATGAGTTTAAATCTAAATAGTTGAttagatttctctctttcttgtgaTAATTCTCTACCATACACAAACTGGCTAGTCTAggctttacattattattaaatactagaagttatacttcaaataaataaataaaaattcgtcaacttctaacttcttgaaaaatgaaaaagatagcaaTTTAGACCTAGAGACTAGGTTATTAAAGGCCTACTAAAGTAGACtacctgaataaaaattgtaaacatgctGGTAggctatttataaaaattatattaaattgtgtACGGTAGatctagcctactttattatgagaaatttaagtctacttacttgaatcctctatcacatcagcaatttttaaccattttctatttttcaaataggtaattcgttgtgcaggtctggaaagtacaaaactttgaactgtCGCATCAAATTTATAACGAATTTTACGCCTTTCGgttgtaaatccattttcaatatttctcttgtaaaaattataagaataaagaaaccaatggaaatattttatacctcaattttctactacaaattaatttcacagtataatagtagcaatccgaaatctgacaaccaacagcaaaataatatatcaaaacaAACCATCCAAAAATTAAAGATTAAGGTTAAAAAGAACATGGCGTCTGATCCAGAGAAAGATTCTTCTGCCGGTGTCACGTGATCAGAGCAGAAAAATATTTCGAAGCTGTCTGTTCCCGTCGACAGAATCCCGATATTAGTTCTTTTTCGACAAAACGGTTCACGAGCAGTGATCGGTCGAAGCAAAATAGCATTGTGATGATAGGCCTAAAAATGAACGGCGAAATGAACGACAGTTCGTCTCTGATTTGAACAGttctttttttctgctcaactttCTGCCGATGGGTGAACACTACCATAAGAACAAAtgttaatttaaagtgaattctgtcgtctgcccgttacgaaaacacacctttagtatgacaaaaaatagattTGTGAGGAAAGATTTGGTTTGATAAACTCATAGAAGCTGTAATGTAGCCGATAATTTGCCATGACTTTTCAAGATACCCCAAGATAATCCAAGATATTGTTTGAAAGTTCAAAAGTGTCGACAACGgtaaaaattcatgacaagtaaaattggcCTGGAAAAAAGGATACCTCTAGGCAGTCGCTTACAAGGATGGGACCTGGGactatctacagcagataaACGGGCTACATCACACCTCCATAAGTATTTCAATCCAAATCTTCCCtcacaaatttattttgtcaaataCCATAAAAAGATGTAAATTTATAGCTAAAAGATTATAGTTCTCATTCCAATTTcccttttaaatttcaaaatcatacCACTCATCATGTGGAGGGGAGTAAAATTGCACTTCAACAATATTTACTAAACTGTTCATTGACATGATATGCTCttgttttattgcaataaaTATTCACATCGTAAACAACACAGAATAAAAGCTTCAATGAAAAACTATCCATTCTTAAATACTTCTTTATTCTTGATAATAGGTTTCGTAAAACGCATTTATGTGGATATTGTTTAttggaaatgaatgaaaatgttattaatgattataatagtaGAATTTTACACAGTCTTCTAATATTCATGCTATTATAAGGCTTCTGATGTTTCTTTAAATTCACATACAAAGGAGATGAATAGCTACCTCTTCTACATTATGAAACATTacattcagttgactcaatttGAAAAAACCTATTTTATCTAACTATCTAATGCATAATTGCAGTAAGTTTTGTTCAATTCATTAGTCTGGAATTTGTTAATATTATCAAccatttatttatctaattaTGTCCTTTCATAAGAAACATATAATATTCCAATAGTAGAATTCATATTCTTATTAGATAGTATCCTgattatgtgtaaccttatctaaattttggagaggaattgctcaaggttaccttatttttcctctccctatcattttgataagaaaaatgaataaaacaatttgattGATGTCTGCTGTTTATTCAGAAGTTAGATGTTTAtttataaagaataaatgaaataaattgatgttTGCAGAGTTTTGCACAGCCGCTTGTTTTATAAGCACATTCACAAGCAGCACCACGAGTGGACGGCTCCAATCTCAGTTACCGCCATCTACTGTCATCCCATCGAGCACACATTCAGCAATCTTTTGCCGCCCTTCCTCGGGGTAAGCTCCAGCATAGATAAACGACAtggtgttttgtatcaagtttagatgatactgtatcatgtgtggtgatactgtatccaaAATGTGGTGATAccttagagaaaatatagcttaagggcggttgcagacgaaccacatTCGTATATAGGATGTGGGACCGTCATACCACAGATCAATATGACTAAACGCCCTAACGCAGAGAGACTTTCACACTACATTCGAGAAAACGCTCATTAGTGCAACAGTAATgttaaggtgtgtacagatatacgtgaGTACAGAACATGGTGTGTAcagaacatgagcaattcacttttaatcagctgatgccaagctttttatatctttaCCTtatcgtttctgtaaaaatgcaGATATAGTCAggtgattaaaagtgaattgctcatgttcgcggcgcgtatatctgtacgcacctttatgtaaTGTTCAGGTTGTAGGTTATGTTGAGGTGATTTCATAATAGTGTTTCATCGTGATAAAATTTGTAGAAccaatattgatattgtggaatctTTCCTTAATagaaaaaactatttgaaattgtcaaattccACTTTAATAAACACAAAGTTCACAGGACATGAAATCATGTAAATCGTGCAAACTTTGTGTTTATTAAAGTGGAGTTTGaccaattattgtcaatttgaaattatttcaaatagttttttttaatttttcatatatttttcattttcccatgGAATACCACTCTAGATCTTCAGTTCAAGTTTTTGGCGCgcacttttgaaattaatttccatCAAAGTGTCGTAGAGTAACTGCGAAAATTGACAAAGGCTGATTCAAAGCAATAGTACAAATTCAAATCAAGTAGCTGGTGCTGGTGCCAGATGAAAGAATACTTTATAAGTGCTAGGTTGGCTATGTTGTAAAtggaaacattttattattgttgttattatcaAAGGAAAAGTAATCTCCTCCATACtacgatatcactatatatatatatatatatatatcatatactcgaagataggattaatcagactatagaattattcataatcaatcagctgacaagtggattattcattgcatgcatcacACACATGTCTGGAGGAGCCGGTGAACaagtgacaccagatacttgtggatgagaaaactgcgcgaggtctactgttcacagaactactagtattactaTTTTttccgggtgagagtgtaagaacggcacaatatgagagactaccagcatcacatagctccACGAAAAAATCTGAtatggtacactcacacaactttccttgctcattgaactgttcGCCCCGTtcttaaacaagaataatttaggggaataacataatgacgattggcggcaacataattatttgaaactacgatcaaacttctgtatatgtgtataattatataattgttttcagagtactttttcctttgtgtaaattgtgaaattcgattatttttttaaaagtcatcaaaacagctgttatcaggaatattatggagctgagctccataatattcttgagaaaaatggcagataattacaaaaaaacttttttcacgattttctcaaaaattacatgatcgattttttttccaaattcataccctgtatagttatttatcagctctatcaactggcatgagtctttttcctgggaaactaatgggggtccaccccatccttgagaaatggactttgtaacctccttctcgtgcatgaggtaggtaggtagagcagtttataaaaagaacacagtcatagtcgagatatttcatctgtagaacagctgttttgacgacttttgaaaaaatcatcgaatttcacaattcacacaaaagaaaaagtactctgaaaacacaTATAAAGTAGTATATGTAGTATACACATATAGTACACACATACACGTAGTATAAGTAATATAGGTACACATATAAGTAGTATACTCTTtatacacatataaagtagtttgatcgtagttgcaaatattttgccgccaatcgtcattatgttaatcccctaaattattctcgtctaagaatgaggcttacagttcaatgagcaaggaaagttgtgtgagtgtaccataccagattttttaataatgtagaaatataatcaatcagaaaaatattcaatttcaattataatttttttgattcaattattgaaaaaatatttccttggcaaataaaatataattgattattttaaacacgaacagttaaaatattagaacagatataccagtatcgattcttcacttttaaatacttgcgatacgtacctttctgacaatggacaatgcagacaacattatattgttgaggctatgagatatcatcgtattctattgtttgatatcaaaaacacaataataatattaaattatgaaacagtaattcataaaatatattataaacatgATACCGccattcacgatacataattatatagattattacagtcgttatgagattatctcaatgatttttgtgagatcggacacgatcagctgttattcaaggtcattttacagccctagggccgtaaagttttacggcctggtcggaaaacaatcactttcggcctccatatgacgcacgtaaaccagctcattacatccaagtgtggcgaaaacaaaTTGATTGATGTCTGCTGTTTATTCAGAAGTTAGATGTTTAtttataaagaataaatgaaataaattgatgttTGCAGAGTTTTGCACAGCCGCTTGTTTTATAAGCACATTCACAAGCAGCACCACGAGTGGATGGCTCCAATCTCAGTTACCGCCATCTACTGTCATCCCATCGAGCACACATTCAGCAATCTTTTGCCGCCCTTCCTCGGGGTAAGCTCCAGCATAGATAAACGACAtggtgttttgtatcaagtttagatgatactgtatcatgtgtggtgatactgtatccaaAATGTGGTGATAccttagagaaaatatagcttaagggcggttgcagacgaaccacatTCGTATATAGGATGTGGGACCGTCATACCACAGATCAATATGACTAAACGCCCTAACGCAGAGAGACTTTCACACTACATTCGAGAAAACACTCATTAGTGCAACAGTAATgttaaggtgtgtacagatatacgcgccgcgaacataagcaattcacttttaatcagctgatgccaagctttttatatctttaCCTtatcgtttctgtaaaaatgcaGATATAGTCAggtgattaaaagtgaattgctcatgttcgcggcgcgtatatctgtacacacctttatgTAATGTTCAGGTTGTAGGTTATGTTGAGGTGATTTCATAATAGTGTTTCATCGTGATAAAATTTGTAGAAccaatattgatattgtggaatctTTCCTTAATagaaa
Protein-coding regions in this window:
- the LOC111056788 gene encoding uncharacterized protein LOC111056788; translation: MHGKQLQLKFCTAACFISTFTSSTTSGRLQSQLPPSTVIPSSTHSAIFCRPSSGVLHSRLFYKHIHKQHHEWMAPISVTAIYCHPIEHTFSNLLPPFLGVSSSIDKRHGVLYQV